From the Manihot esculenta cultivar AM560-2 chromosome 14, M.esculenta_v8, whole genome shotgun sequence genome, the window ACAAGGGCGCTGGCCTGTTAAATCTGCAAAATTTATCCTTGATTTGCTCAAGAATGCTGAAAGTAATGCAGAGGTAGCTTTTCTCTCTATCTTATCCCCAGAAATTATTAGACTAGTTATTCTTGCTTCCTGACTTCCCGAATGTTCTGACATTTTTATCCATTGTCTAATCATCCTTTAGGTAAAAGGTTTAGATGTTGATTCACTCCACATATCTCACATCCAAGTCAACCAAGCACAAAAACAACGTCGCCGCACTTACAGAGCCCATGGAAGGATAAACCGTGAGTTCATTCAATGCATTTTTTCAACAGTTGACTTTGTATCTTCCCCTCCTTCACCCTGCTCCCCTCACTTTCCATGAGGTTTCTGATCATACATGATAAATTTGATGGTGACCTATAATTTTATTGCAGCTTACATGTCCTCCCCATGCCACATCGAGTTGATTTTGTCAGAAAAGGAAGAACCTGTTAAGAAGGAGGTAATgtcttaatttaaataattcactTGAAATTGCACTTGTAAGTCGATGACCAGTAGCAACTCAGTAAATACCATAGCTATTaccaaatttatatttcattgtTTTTGGATAATGGGCACCTAAAATCGGGAGATTTCCATTTGTCTTTTGGTTGAAGTAGGACTTGTTTaacaaatgtttaaaaaattatcatttgagtgtgaattttaatttaaaatatacctCAAAATCTTTTAACATTAATAAATCTATTCTTACATGAAATGAGCCAACTCTATTTTAATTAATGTCAAATAAAGAAttttgttttgcagatattctCACCGAGGATTGGTCATGCATGTTTTCTCTTACTTTAAATTTCCTGTTCTTTGTCTATGCAATTTGAAGATGCCGATATTCAATTCTATAGAAGGAAAATTGTTTAAATTAAACTCAAATGTAATTTAACATATATTGAAAAACTCCACAATTCTGAAGATAAGTTCTCCTCAACCTCTagaattcattaatttatttatctgtTCATTTCACATATTGGAGTCTTCTGCATTATGGGTATGATGCTTCTCATCTTAGATATTCTATGGTTTTGCAGCCCGAGACTCAGCTGGCTGCTAGGAAACCGAAGTCTCAAGTGTAGTGGGGGTTCCTCCTGAAGGCAAGCAGTGAACTGGTCCTGAGAATCGGCACTATTCAAACATTTTGCTTTTTCTTATCTGGTGGAACACTGACACTCTTTTTGAGTCAGTTTTCTGAGATGTTTGTTCTATATCTTATACTCTTTTGAGTTAGTTTTCTGAGATGTTTGTTCTATATCTTATACTCGTTTACAATGTACTACTTTCGCAATTGGAGTTCAAAGATTGAGACCGCCGAAATATTTCTATGGAATTTTGTTACTTGTTAGAAGCAGCCTGAAAGGTTTAAGCAGCTtttggccttttttttttttcttaattcttTTCGCCAAGATCTTTtggcctttttattttttttaatcttttcgcTAAGATCTTTTGGCATTTAAGTTGTGTTCGTCGATGAATTGTGATGATGGGACTAGGGATTTTTATCCTGTAAGCTAATATCTAGGTATTCGGGTATGCGTAGCAGACGGCGCCCACTGATCTAAAATGATCGGCTGCTGCATTCATACAAAAAGATGCGATTCTTTTATCAATCCAGTTCTCAGTTGCTCGCAGGTGTAAATTGTAATTTCTGTGGAGAAAAAGGACTTGAATGTCTAGCCCAAAATTAACTAAAGGTTGCAAATTTAAAGTGCGCATTTCTGAAAGCTCAACTTTGAAGTTTTGACTGTTGAATCACCCATTTTAAGGTGATCTCTATTATGGACGAAGAATTTTATAAATCTATAATCAGCTCCCTGTTCGCCATTAAGCCACCTGGAAAATTTTAGGAGATGAATTGAATCTGATTACTGCCAACCCAGCTTAACTTTTTGCAACTGTAATTTCATCAAAACAGAATCAATCAAACAAAATTCTATCCTGGTGCATCAGATAATACAATTACACTCGTTGAACAGTTGTCCATTTCCATCGGGTTCAAActctaaatttcaattttaatcaatatttaATTATGTAATCTCTTGCAGCTCATTTATCAACACTAACACAGTCCCGATCCATTCAGAAGTCAGCTTCAAGGCTGTACAGCTTCCAAAAGTTTCTCGTACACCTCTCTGGCAGACAAATCCTCCACCTGATACAAGAATAAAGCGTTAGTCAACTATAACCATCTTTTAGAAGCAGTTTCCCCTTCATAGAAGCAAAGTCCTGGATATAAAATCCATTTTGAAAATATGACAAATGCACTCATCACTCCATTTATTGTACAGTGGAACATTTGGTGAAGTATGAAAAGAGTATACATATAACGTAAAAGTATCAACTTCTAGTTAATTGACAAGGTACCTTGAGAGCAAAGTGATTCAATCCACTTTCACAAAATGGTCATTAAGGACAACCATTTCTAATTTCTAGTTACACAGGGTAATATGTCATAATCGTATAAACTAAATGATCCAAGCGCAATTTAGTTAATTTCAACAAAAAAGCATATCGACTATTCTTAACTACACAAGACAAGCACGTGCTGatcttcttcttattctctttcttttctttttttttaagttaagaGAACTTACCTAGTAGAGATGATCATAAAGTAAATCTACGAAAGATCACAACAACATATTGTAACAACATGACGGAAAATCAAGGCAGCAGGGAGGCAGCAACATGAGATTAGAAGAGAAGTTGCATAAACTGAACACTGGAATCTTACTAACACCTAAGATTTAGAATTTACGCAAGACTACATGTCATGCACTACAGAGGAAAACATTTTAATTCTTCAAGCAACTCACAACAAGGAGTTTTGATTTGTTATTCCATCCCCTTTGAAGAGTCATTTGGCTCAGTCTTAGACCCAACACCTGTGTGGCAAAAAATATCCAGTTAAACTGACCCAccaaaattgataaattaagaTTCTGTAGCCCCACAATAACAATAAAGGGCAATATAAAACCATACTTTGCCCATGAATTCCAAAAGTTCATTGTTAGCTTCCCCACGGGCTGCAGGTGCAGCTACAGTAACTCGAACATCATCAGCATTCACTCCTGATAAGGAACGTGCAGTTTATTAATGAAGAACACCACAAAAACTTATCAACTTAGAACTAAAATTTCTAGCTTGGGGAACTAGAGGTACAAAAGCTCAAAAGATCACCAAGATATCCTTCTCTTATGCAACTATCAGGTGAAGATGCATATGCATGTTCTTCTGTATATAGCATAGGCAAGTATGTGCTCAATACCTTTTATCTAGGCACCATGAAACGATAGTTTCTAAGTAAAGAAATAGTTTCTAATCAACAAAAGAACGTGGTCATATGTTTAGAAGTAAGAAGTTCAATAAAGGGAAAAAAGGGCGTTGCAAAGGTGCAAATAAATATAAGCTTAGTTCCCTGTTGAGGTAGGGAGGCCAAGAAAACGCTATTTGAAAGAACACCACTCTAGAATGTCAGTTTGAAAAAAAGTAGTCACATTGTGTTGTTTCTTAGGATGAAGAATATTACTAGATGCATACTACTCTTATAGCAAGTGACGATGCAAGAAATTCAATTCGAGAGGGTCTAATAATAAGTATctcctattttattattttatcgatttttttattattatctcaaaattattattcactttctTTCATTATCGTAATATATAATTGacttataattctatttaattttaagttattTCCAAATCAAcctatcattaattattattttttcaaattaagtaTTCGcaatatttcttaatatttaataaaatttaatattttaaagataatataattaaaaaattaataaaataaattatctttattaatatgtgtgaaaaataaaaaaggacaaAAAGTATAGAATAAAGagagtataaaataaatatatattcagaaaataaatttttataaaaagtgaataaactattataattaaatcatgGTCATTCGcatctattttttattcattaaaatatatttctaaTGATATTGTTATCAGCATTtgcaaatatatttttcaatataagTTATCGATAAATTATTTATGGTTCATCACTATAAAGTCACCTTTTaacttttaatgatatttattatagaaaaatttctTTCCGCTATGGTTGGAACATgcaaatctataaaaaaaattattaaaataatataatattttaatacatggTTTACTATTgaaacttaatattttttaaaaaagaattattttaacccattaaaaattattttcatataaattcaatcatataaatagattagtaattaattgagataaataaaaaaaaaactatcactaataataaaaatagtatataaaaataaattaaataataaatgaataacttaagaaaaaatttaaacggAGAATTgaacttaaaattttgaaaatgagAAGCAAAATTTTTTAGATTGAAAAATAGTATAGAAGATGaggaactaaatagtaaaaatttctTTGATAAATGGATTAaagaatttgaaattataaaatataatgatgatttaattaaataattttgaaataagaaTGAGTTGGTAAGTTTTTTAAACATATAGGGATgtaatgataatttttcatattttaagaaaaattacctATATATCctttaaaaattacaaaaatttcaGGGGCTCAGGGACGGCTCAGTCCCTGCTTCTAGTATTTACCTCATATTCATCTGTTCATAGTCTTGATGGAACAATATAGGACAAAGGATGTGCCATTATAAAAGCCTCCTAATCAGTGTTGTTAAAGACAAGGAGGTGACCAGGCGAGGCACCTTTCAAGAGGCGCTCGCATTGCCTCGCGAGGCGCCAAGTGGGCGAGGCGAGCGCCTCTTGCcgaattcttttttattttttaattttaaagggTTAAAACCCAAAATCCTTAAATTGCAACTTCTTCTGCATTCTCCAACAACAGCCAGCCGAGCCCAGACACAGCCTCCAAACAGCAGTCATCGACACCAGTGACCAGTCCAGTATGTGTCTCTCCTCTCTCGTCTCCtctcctctttcttcttcttccttctccttcttcttctcccgaTTCCTGATCACCTTCTTCTCCAAATTCTTCATCtcctctcctttttcttcttctcccgaTCTCCTTCTGCTACTTCAAGCTTTCCTTCGCAGTCATAGGCTGATAGGCTCCAACATTGcagaaattaattataatggGTCATGAGTGTTACTGtgttattgattttaaattattgtttattCATAATTTATGTTGGTGGTGTGAATTTTGGTGGTGTGAGTATGACAGTGATACTAGTCTACTAGTATACCTAATGCCTTGTATTGTTAGTTATTAATAAtgctttattatatatttattgtttatataattaaatatgaatgtTAATCTgtgtatattatatttatatgcatatatctaaaatatgtaaaaattttagCTTATGTGGCCTCGCCTCTCGCCTAAGGCGATTGGAGACCTTGTCATCTTAAGTGTCGCCTCTCGCCTTCGCCTTAATAACACTGCTCCTAATGCACATGGAAGATTCTATAGATTatatcatcacatcatacaTCTCTTATGTTGTTGAGTTTAATCCCTTCAAAGGAAGAGGAAATGAGATAATGAGAGAAATGCTTTCCTTGGATATATCATCTCATCTCAACGATGAAACACACTGAAGGCATCTGAAGTGACCTTGTCAGTAGTCGGTAAAATAACCTGATATTCTCACTCTTTTTTATGGTACTCAAATAACCAGTCATTCTAATAAGTTAGCTGTTTCCTCAATATTTCCAAAGGTATCTGCTCCACTTACGCATCTCTCTTCCTCCTTACACATGCAGAAGAAAATTTTGTATGTAAATATGCAAATGCCATGCGTTTGCCAGATTCTAAGTCCAAAGAGTGCCTCTCTATGCAGAGACCAAGTTCCAAATCCAtacaacataaaataatttaatttagtttatttacaTCTGCCAATTACCAAGACAAATAATGCAGTCGAGTACCATATAGCAACAAGTTGATCTGATAACTCTCTAGTTACCATATAGCAACAAATTAATCTGATAACTATCTAATTCTATGCAAGTGTGATGAGTCCAGAAAGAAATACATTACGTTTAATTGAAGCCAAAAAAGAGACAGATATCAGATAGTCTCCATTTGGCATTGAGCTTTGGTCAAAAACTGTTTTTTAGAAAAACTTACCTTGTTAGATaatgtttaaaaaaaacaatCCGGAAAAAGTTATTTTGGTGTTCTTATCACTAAAAGTGTTGGTTTTAATTCCAAATCAAGTTTTAATACCCTCTAATTAATATGTCTAAAAGTGTTTCTCAACAATGACTACCACAGTAATGCCAAATAGACCTTAATAAAGGGGATGTGCcataaaaaaagtaattaaataataaaattacttgTTATTGCTGAACGTTGTGCACGGTCTTCCACTTCAATAGCTACTTGAACAAGTCCTCCTTCTAACTGAGATATACACGGCGGCACTGGAGCATCCTATATCATATTTCACAAAGCAAGATGAGGAAATCTGCAAGACATGTAATCTTTCTAATGATCATGTGCGTGAGGCTGATCCCCATTTACAGAGAAATGCAAGCAGTAACATGCTCCAAATATGATATATAAAATCtcttaattcattaattaagaCCCGCGGATGATGGATGATCCCAAGCCCTTGAAAAATTATTTGTACCTGAGGATTTGTTTCAGCAGCAACTGTACTAAGTGCtccatcaacaacatatataaaagAAGCAGTTTCCAGATCTTCTTCTGCACGATAGCAGACAAACAGGCTACAACCCATACAGTTCATACGAAATTGCTTCTCCAATTTCCCTTCACCCCTAGAAAAGAATGACTCAGTCTCAGGGTTATAAATAGGAACCATAATGCAACTTGATTTATCCACAGTAGTCCAAGCCATAATGCCCTCAATAAATTCCAAAGagagatagatagatagatagatagatatagagagagaagagagagagagagagagagagagaagaattcCTCCCTCCACCTGCAAGGACAGGCTCGTTCTCCTTTTCTATCAGTCACAAATTATAAGCTACTTTCATTTTTTagataatatcatgataatttATTATCTTCCTAATATATCCCCTTTTAATATGCATTGGAAAAAGTATAACTTATTAGTTCCAAAAATAATTTAGGATGGAGTAATATGAGTAGAGGGTATATTAGAAAAGAGAACATAAAATTTATTGCTTTAACTATATTAACTACATTTTCTTAATTCATGTGAAATTAAGTATAAGTCTATATTTGTGGAATGGAGGGAGCACTAACAAATTGATTTGCTGGATGTGTAAATGGCAGGAAATATGCAGTTTTTAATAAGCCTAACAGAATAGCCATCCAATATCATCCAAATGACTGAAGTGGTTCCAATACATAGTGAAACTTTGTAGGCCCTTCATAACAATGACCTACTATTTAGGAAAAGGGAGCCCTGAAATTAAGAATATTATATGCGGCATGG encodes:
- the LOC110630967 gene encoding 60S ribosomal protein L17-2 isoform X1: MVKYSREPDNSTKSCKARGSDLRVHFKNTRETAHAIRKLHLAKAKRYLEDVMAHKQAIPFRRFCGGVGRTAQAKNRHSNGQGRWPVKSAKFILDLLKNAESNAEVKGLDVDSLHISHIQVNQAQKQRRRTYRAHGRINPYMSSPCHIELILSEKEEPVKKEPETQLAARKPKSQV
- the LOC110630967 gene encoding 60S ribosomal protein L17-2 isoform X2, producing MWNEACGPSLIKNTRETAHAIRKLHLAKAKRYLEDVMAHKQAIPFRRFCGGVGRTAQAKNRHSNGQGRWPVKSAKFILDLLKNAESNAEVKGLDVDSLHISHIQVNQAQKQRRRTYRAHGRINPYMSSPCHIELILSEKEEPVKKEPETQLAARKPKSQV
- the LOC110599735 gene encoding UPF0235 protein At5g63440 isoform X2; amino-acid sequence: MPKRTTHTYSSEDAAPDGPDSDLFVYYCKHCGSHVLITDTQLQKMPKRKTDKAYVLDKRKHLARLNINEAGKVLLKRGEGKLEKQFRMNCMGCSLFVCYRAEEDLETASFIYVVDGALSTVAAETNPQDAPVPPCISQLEGGLVQVAIEVEDRAQRSAITSGGFVCQRGVRETFGSCTALKLTSEWIGTVLVLINELQEIT
- the LOC110599735 gene encoding UPF0235 protein At5g63440 isoform X1, which codes for MPKRTTHTYSSEDAAPDGPDSDLFVYYCKHCGSHVLITDTQLQKMPKRKTDKAYVLDKRKHLARLNINEAGKVLLKRGEGKLEKQFRMNCMGCSLFVCYRAEEDLETASFIYVVDGALSTVAAETNPQDAPVPPCISQLEGGLVQVAIEVEDRAQRSAITRVNADDVRVTVAAPAARGEANNELLEFMGKVLGLRLSQMTLQRGWNNKSKLLVVEDLSAREVYEKLLEAVQP